A single region of the Manihot esculenta cultivar AM560-2 chromosome 12, M.esculenta_v8, whole genome shotgun sequence genome encodes:
- the LOC110607476 gene encoding aminopeptidase P1 translates to MADILTSLRSLMASHSPPLDALVVPSEDYHQSEYVSARDKRREFVSGFTGSAGLALVSMNDARLWTDGRYFLQAEQELSDQWKLMRIGEDPPVDAWTADNLPAHAAVGIDPWCISVDTAQKWECAFAEKQQKLIQTATNLVDEVWKNRPPAETNPLIVHPLEYTGRSVADKLKDLREKLKNEKARGMIVTTLDEVAWLYNIRGNDVSYCPVVHAFAIVTSNSAFLYVDKRKVSSEAHSYIKENGIEVREYTAVSSDVLLLASNQLDSTSAVKGNQSIKTNSSEIDIVGNGTAESEENKADLIWVDPGSCCYALYSKLNSEKVLLKQSPLALAKALKNPVELDGLKKAHIRDGAAVVQYLVWLDKQMQEIYGASGYFLEFKSENKGKDSETRKLTEVTVSDKLEGFRASKELFRGLSFPTISSVGPNAAIIHYSPKAETCSELDPNSIYLCDSGAQYLDGTTDITRTVHFGKPSEHERACYTAVLKGHIALGNARFPNGTNGHALDILARIPLWKDGLDYRHGTGHGIGSYLNVHEGPHLISFRPQARNVPLQASMTVTDEPGYYEDGNFGIRLENVLIVKEGNTKFNFGEKGYLSFEHITWAPYQSKLIDVGLLMPDEIDWLNNYHSTCRDILAPYLDDSENAWLNKATEPIKV, encoded by the exons ATGGCTGATATACTCACTTCTTTGAGGTCTCTTATGGCTTCTCACTCTCCCCCTCTCGATGCCTTGGTTGTTCCTTCCGAGGATTATCATCAG AGCGAGTACGTGTCTGCGAGAGACAAGCGTCGGGAATTTGTTTCTGGATTCACTGGAAGCGCAG GCTTGGCCCTAGTTAGCATGAATGATGCACGGCTGTGGACAGATGGACGGTACTTTTTGCAGGCAGAACAAGAACTTAGTGATCAGTGGAAACTCATGCGTATCGGAGAGGACCCTCCAGTAGATGCATGGACGGCTGAT aaTCTACCTGCACATGCGGCTGTTGGTATTGATCCATGGTGCATATCAGTAGACACTGCACAAAAATGGGAGTGTGCCTTTGCTGAAAAGCAGCAGAAGCTGATCCAAACTGCAACCAATTTGGTAGATGAGGTCTGGAAAAATCGCCCCCCAGCAGAAACAAATCCATTAATTGTTCATCCATTGGAATATACAGGTCGTTCAGTTGCAGATAAGTTAAAGGATCTGagggaaaaattgaaaaatgagaAAGCTCGTGGTATGATCGTTACAACACTTGATGAG GTTGCGTGGTTGTATAATATTCGTGGTAATGATGTATCCTACTGTCCGGTTGTTCATGCATTTGCTATAGTAACATCCAACTCAGCTTTCCTGTatgtggataaaaggaaggtcTCTTCTGAG GCGCACTCTTATATTAAGGAGAATGGAATTGAAGTTAGAGAGTACACTGCAGTGAGCTCAGATGTGTTATTGCTTGCATCTAATCAGCTTGACTCAACATCAGCAGTCAAAGGAAATCAAAGCATAAAAACCAATTCTAGTGAGATTGACATTGTGGGAAATGGTACAGCTGAATCAGAAGAAAACAAAGCTGACCTTATATGGGTTGACCCTGGTTCGTGCTGCTATGCTTTATATTCTAAGTTGAATTCTGAGAAAGTGCTCCTGAAGCAATCACCTCTTGCCCTTGCTAAAGCTTTGAAG AACCCTGTTGAGTTGGATGGTTTAAAAAAGGCACACATTCGTGATGGTGCAGCTGTAGTGCAATATCTTGTCTGGTTGGATAAGCAG ATGCAGGAAATTTATGGAGCTTCTGGTTACTTCTTGGAGTTCAAGAGTGAAAACAAGGGAAAGGATTC GGAAACTAGAAAACTGACAGAGGTGACTGTAAGTGATAAGCTAGAAGGTTTTCGAGCATCAAAAGAG CTCTTTAGAGGATTAAGTTTCCCTACAATTTCATCAGTGGGTCCAAATGCTGCTATCATCCATTATTCTCCGAAGGCGGAAACTTGTTCTGAGCTCGATCCAAATAGTATCTATCTATGTGATTCAGGAGCTCAG TATCTGGATGGAACAACCGATATAACTCGCACAGTCCATTTTGGAAAACCATCAGAACATGAGAGAGCTTGTTATACTGCG GTTCTCAAGGGTCACATTGCCCTTGGTAATGCCCGGTTTCCTAATGGGACTAATG GTCATGCCCTTGACATCCTTGCTCGAATCCCTTTATGGAAGGATGGTCTTGATTATAGGCATGGTACTGGTCATGGAATTGGATCTTACCTGAATGTTCATGAAG GACCCCATTTGATTAGCTTCAGGCCACAGGCTCGAAACGTGCCCCTACAAGCTTCCATGACTGTAACGGATG AACCTGGATATTATGAAGATGGGAACTTTGGTATAAGATTGGAGAATGTGCTTATTGTTAAGGAAGGAAATACAAAATTCAACTTTGGTGAGAAGGGCTACTTATCATTTGAGCACATAACATGG GCACCGTACCAGAGCAAGTTAATTGATGTGGGCCTGCTGATGCCCGATGAGATTGATTGGCTGAACAACTATCACTCAACATGCAGGGACATTCTAGCCCCGTATTTGGATGATTCTGAGAATGCGTGGCTGAACAAAGCTACTGAACCTATTAAAGTGTGA